From Schistocerca cancellata isolate TAMUIC-IGC-003103 chromosome 6, iqSchCanc2.1, whole genome shotgun sequence, a single genomic window includes:
- the LOC126088307 gene encoding piggyBac transposable element-derived protein 3-like has protein sequence MSDFLTDADLEFIMNSPDNEFNAYIDVPDGDISDVGDEDKEETVEIDESSQAISEAAVMNLIQMADAVRSGKVIDSQPKSDVSDNNTNEGAPSTLEQQQQQQTQNGKDRFHHHQVEKMTPLQYYKIFMNDDVFELIAVQSNIYALRKDSVSLQTSKNEMEQFVADVMSRTRFFQLPWYFHVVNNQDLPEASSNRDKLFKIRPLLFALQSSLKTLPPEEYQAVDEQIIPFKGRSDLKQCVRNKPYNWGYKSFTRAGPSGMIDTGLGLTGDIVLALTETLPEKQRFKVFADSWFSSIPLAIALKERGIEFCGTIRTDRMGKCPLKTEVEHKKTGHGSCDWRVEATNNVALVRWFDRKCINFMSTYACVEPMATCRRYSASETKFIDVPRPYIVEKYNKHMGCVDLADMLIELYHINLRSRKWYMRIVYWCLSVAVVNGWLLQRRHMVQRGKTSKMSLLQFQANIAAGLLLAGKSASQKKRGRPSSEMLTRTPAAKRTVCAAPVMDERFDGLEHFADMVEKKGRCKVCIKSTTQIFCTKCKVHLCLTINKKCFHIFHGI, from the exons ATGTCTGACTTTTTGACTGATGCTGACCTAGAATTTATTATGAATTCACCCGATAATGAGTTCAATGCATACATTGATGTCCCTGATGGGGATATATCAGATGTTGGGGACGAAGATAAAGAAGAAACTGTCGAAATTGATGAAAGTTCTCAAGCTATTTCCGAAGCAGCTGTCATGAATTTAATTCAGATG GCTGATGCAGTCAGGAGTGGTAAAGTTATTGATTCTCAGCCAAAATCAGATGTAAGCGACAACAATACAAATGAAGGAGCACCATCTACacttgagcagcagcagcagcagcaa ACACAGAATGGTAAGGATCGCTTCCACCACCACCAAGTAGAGAAAATGACACCTttgcaatattataaaatatttatgaatgatgaCGTATTTGAACTCATTGCTGTGCAGTCCAATATCTATGCTTTGCGGAAAGATTCAGTTTCGTTGCAGACGAGCAAAAATGAAATGGAGCAGTTTGTTG CTGATGTGATGAGCAGAACTCGCTTCTTCCAGCTACCGTGGTATTTTCATGTTGTCAATAATCAAGACTTGCCTGAAGCTAGTAGTAATCGTGACAAACTCTTCAAGATTCGCCCACTTTTATTTGCATTGCAGTCGTCATTGAAGACACTCCCTCCAGAAGAATACCAAGCTGTTGATGAACAGATAATACCATTCAAGGGTAGAAGCGATTTGAAACAGTGCGTAAGAAATAAGCCTTACAACTGGGGCTACAAATCTTTTACGAGAGCTGGTCCTTCAGGCATgat TGATACAGGATTAGGTTTGACTGGGGATATTGTTTTGGCATTGACGGAAACATTGCCAGAGAAACAGCGTTTCAAAGTGTTTGCTGATAGTTGGTTTTCGTCTATACCATTAGCAATTGCCCTGAAAGAAAGGGGTATTGAATTCTGTGGCACTATCAGGACAGACAGGATGGGAAAATGTCCGTTGAAAACTGAAGTGGAGCACAAGAAAACTGGACATGGCTCCTGTGACTGGAGAGTGGAGGCAACAAACAATGTAGCTTTAGTACGCTGGTTTGACAGAAAATGCATAAATTTCATGTCAACATATGCTTGTGTTGAGCCCATGGCAACATGTAGACGCTATTCTGCTTCTGAAACGAAATTCATTGATGTACCTAGACCTTACATTGTGGAAAAGTACAACAAACATATGGGGTGCGTGGACCTTGCTGACATGTTGATAGAGCTATACCATATCAACTTGAGGTCACGGAAGTGGTATATGCGCATTGTGTACTGGTGTTTGTCTGTAGCAGTTGTCAATGGATGGCTACTCCAACGACGTCATATGGTCCAACGTGGCAAAACCTCAAAGATGTCACTCCTGCAGTTCCAAGCTAATATTGCTGCAGGTCTGCTGCTTGCGGGGAAATCAGCTTCCCAaaagaagagaggaagaccaagttcTGAAATGTTGACAAGGACTCCTGCAGCAAAAAGGACTGTATGTGCAGCTCCAGTTATGGATGAGCGTTTCGATGGGTTGGAACACTTTGCAGATATGGTAGAGAAGAAAGGTCGATGTAAAGTTTGCATCAAGTCTACTACACAAATTTTTTGCACGAAGTGTAAAGTGCATCTGTGTCTCACAATAAATAAGAAGTGTTTCCACATCTTTCATGGAATATAA